Proteins from a genomic interval of Youhaiella tibetensis:
- a CDS encoding DUF1176 domain-containing protein, which produces MRLLTLVLLLLSMTAPALAQEEGAQRAFKDWMTACRDDGYCSAFALANPRANGTDADYVLRVGRHAERSYWEISFKTVATMADEWNDFTVTVDGVAQPFSGFEQIGAYAEANDFFLLGDGAQAVLDRMVPGSQVSIAFSDRAEAPHTVAFSLSGLAAALIWIDEQQKRLGSERVASAPPYGLTPAGSSQSEPIEIPAALLDRLRADPECEPLETLANGRDFQVGRIDAEHTLYVLPCWSGAYNFGSKVFVMSGSEGIEAQYFPAFYPHMGMVASSYLVNASYDEATRTMNSYAKSRGAGDCGSSGTWTWTDFGFALTTFNYRQCEDDIREDGDPGDFPLVYDAATMSGK; this is translated from the coding sequence ATGCGACTGCTTACTCTCGTCTTGCTCCTCCTTTCCATGACCGCTCCCGCCTTGGCGCAGGAGGAAGGCGCGCAGCGCGCCTTCAAGGACTGGATGACGGCGTGCCGCGACGATGGATACTGCTCCGCCTTCGCCCTCGCGAATCCTCGTGCCAACGGCACTGACGCCGACTATGTCCTGCGTGTCGGCCGCCATGCCGAGCGCAGCTACTGGGAAATTTCCTTCAAGACCGTGGCGACCATGGCTGACGAGTGGAACGACTTCACCGTCACGGTCGATGGCGTTGCCCAGCCTTTCTCGGGCTTCGAGCAGATTGGGGCCTATGCCGAAGCCAACGACTTCTTCCTCCTCGGCGACGGGGCGCAGGCCGTGCTCGACCGCATGGTGCCCGGCAGTCAGGTCTCGATCGCGTTCAGCGACAGGGCCGAAGCCCCTCACACCGTGGCTTTCTCGCTGAGTGGTCTTGCAGCAGCCCTGATCTGGATCGACGAACAGCAGAAGCGGCTCGGCTCCGAGCGTGTCGCCTCTGCCCCGCCTTACGGCCTCACGCCTGCCGGGTCGAGCCAATCCGAGCCCATCGAGATACCGGCCGCGCTGCTCGATCGCCTGCGCGCCGATCCGGAGTGCGAACCGCTCGAAACCCTGGCCAATGGCCGCGACTTCCAGGTTGGCAGGATCGACGCTGAGCACACGCTTTACGTCCTCCCCTGCTGGAGCGGCGCCTACAATTTCGGCTCCAAGGTTTTCGTCATGTCAGGGTCAGAGGGAATAGAAGCGCAGTATTTCCCGGCCTTCTACCCGCACATGGGCATGGTCGCCTCCTCCTACCTGGTCAATGCCAGCTACGACGAGGCCACCCGCACCATGAACAGCTACGCCAAGTCCCGTGGTGCCGGGGATTGCGGCAGTTCAGGCACGTGGACCTGGACCGATTTCGGCTTCGCCCTGACAACGTTCAACTACCGCCAGTGCGAGGACGACATCAGAGAGGACGGAGACCCAGGGGACTTCCCGCTCGTCTATGACGCGGCAACGATGAGCGGTAAGTAA
- the uvrC gene encoding excinuclease ABC subunit UvrC, with product MNDEQPKQTGPEVIKAFVKTLPSAPGVYRMLDTEGEVIYVGKARSLKSRVTNYTRPEGLPVRTQRMIAATHTMEFVRTETEAEALLLEANLIKRLRPRFNVALRDDKSFPYILIATDHEAPEVLLHRGTRRRPGHYFGPFASAGAVRRTITSLQKAFLLRNCSASFYAARTRPCLQFQIKRCSAPCTREISLADYGVLVEEAKDFLEGKSKAVQSRLSNEMNAAAEALDFERAALLRDRLSALALIQSQGDITSNSVEEADIFAVAQEAGQFCVQVFFFRSYQNWGNHAFRPRADASLSESEVLEAFITQFYDTRTPPRLVLTSHEPAERELIEEALSTRAGSRVYIQTPQRGEKRDLVNYALNNAREALSRQLAEGATQRTLLEGVAELFGLDDAPRRIEVYDNSHISGTNAVGGMIVAGEEGFSKKHYRTFNIKSKDIAPGDDFGMMREVLTRRFSRLAAESEEDAEDEATGMPDWPDVVFIDGGAGQLNAVREVIAGLNLPKEVTFIGIAKGEERDAGREKFHMEGREPFMLPHRDPVLYYVQRLRDEAHRFAIGTHRARRKKDVVKNPLDEIEGIGPTRKRALLNHFGSAKAVSRAALADLEAIPGISTQMAQTIYDHFNRTE from the coding sequence ATGAACGACGAACAACCCAAGCAAACCGGTCCCGAGGTCATCAAGGCCTTCGTCAAGACCCTGCCTTCCGCGCCGGGCGTCTACCGCATGCTCGATACGGAAGGCGAAGTCATCTATGTGGGCAAGGCGCGCAGCCTCAAGTCGCGCGTGACCAACTACACGCGCCCCGAAGGCCTGCCCGTCCGCACCCAGCGGATGATTGCCGCCACCCACACTATGGAGTTCGTGCGCACCGAGACGGAAGCCGAGGCGCTTCTCCTCGAAGCCAACCTCATCAAGCGCCTGCGCCCCCGCTTCAACGTGGCGCTGCGTGACGACAAGAGTTTTCCGTACATTCTGATCGCCACCGATCACGAGGCGCCCGAGGTCTTGCTCCATCGCGGCACGCGCCGACGTCCGGGACATTATTTCGGCCCCTTTGCCTCGGCCGGCGCCGTGCGGCGCACCATCACGTCGCTGCAGAAGGCGTTCCTACTGCGCAATTGCTCGGCCAGCTTCTATGCGGCCCGCACCCGGCCCTGCCTGCAATTCCAGATCAAGCGCTGCTCGGCCCCCTGCACGCGCGAAATCTCGCTGGCCGACTACGGGGTTCTCGTCGAAGAGGCCAAGGACTTCCTCGAGGGCAAGTCCAAGGCGGTGCAGTCTCGCCTGTCGAACGAAATGAACGCCGCGGCCGAGGCGCTCGATTTCGAGCGCGCTGCCTTGCTGCGCGATCGCCTGAGCGCCCTCGCCCTCATACAGAGCCAGGGCGACATCACGTCCAACAGCGTCGAGGAAGCCGACATCTTCGCCGTCGCCCAGGAGGCGGGCCAGTTCTGCGTCCAGGTCTTCTTTTTCCGTTCCTACCAGAACTGGGGCAATCACGCCTTCCGGCCGCGCGCCGACGCCAGCCTGAGCGAAAGCGAAGTACTCGAGGCCTTCATCACCCAGTTCTACGATACCCGCACGCCGCCGCGCCTGGTGCTGACCAGCCACGAACCGGCCGAACGCGAACTGATCGAGGAAGCCCTCTCCACCCGCGCCGGTTCGCGTGTCTACATCCAGACGCCCCAGCGCGGCGAGAAGCGCGACCTGGTCAACTACGCCCTCAACAACGCGCGTGAGGCCCTCAGCCGCCAGCTCGCCGAAGGCGCGACACAGCGCACGCTCCTCGAGGGCGTGGCCGAACTCTTCGGGCTGGACGATGCCCCACGCCGCATCGAGGTTTACGACAACTCCCACATCTCGGGCACCAACGCTGTGGGCGGGATGATCGTGGCGGGCGAGGAAGGCTTCTCCAAGAAGCACTACCGCACGTTCAACATCAAATCCAAGGACATCGCTCCGGGCGACGACTTCGGGATGATGCGCGAGGTCCTGACGCGGCGCTTCTCGCGCCTCGCCGCCGAGAGCGAGGAAGATGCAGAGGACGAGGCCACCGGCATGCCCGACTGGCCCGATGTCGTCTTCATCGACGGCGGCGCCGGCCAGCTCAATGCCGTGCGTGAAGTCATCGCCGGCCTTAATCTTCCCAAGGAAGTGACCTTCATCGGCATCGCCAAGGGCGAGGAACGTGATGCAGGGCGCGAAAAATTCCACATGGAAGGCCGCGAGCCCTTCATGCTGCCGCACCGCGACCCTGTCCTCTACTACGTCCAGCGCCTGCGCGACGAAGCCCACCGCTTCGCCATCGGCACGCATCGCGCCCGGCGCAAGAAGGACGTGGTCAAGAATCCGCTCGACGAGATCGAAGGCATCGGCCCGACGCGAAAGCGCGCCCTCCTCAACCACTTCGGCTCCGCCAAGGCCGTCAGCCGCGCCGCCCTCGCCGACCTTGAGGCGATCCCCGGCATTTCGACCCAGATGGCTCAGACCATCTACGACCACTTTAACCGGACCGAATGA
- a CDS encoding DUF1801 domain-containing protein, giving the protein MSAPPVPEPVARTIARYPAPVATRLMEIRALIFAVAARTEGVGPLTEALKWGEPAYLTEASRSGTTIRLGATRSSPDAAAVLLNCRTSLVESFRAGFADVFAFEGNRAVIMPIAGPLPQAPLILCLRAALTYRRR; this is encoded by the coding sequence ATGAGCGCCCCGCCCGTTCCCGAGCCCGTTGCGCGGACCATTGCGCGCTACCCCGCGCCCGTTGCGACGCGCCTGATGGAAATTCGCGCGCTCATCTTTGCCGTGGCCGCGCGGACCGAAGGCGTCGGCCCGCTCACCGAAGCCCTCAAATGGGGCGAACCGGCTTACCTGACCGAAGCCAGCAGAAGCGGCACCACGATCCGGCTCGGCGCCACCCGGTCTTCTCCCGACGCCGCCGCCGTGCTGCTCAACTGCCGGACCAGCCTCGTGGAGTCATTCCGCGCCGGCTTCGCCGATGTCTTCGCCTTCGAGGGCAATCGCGCCGTCATCATGCCGATTGCGGGCCCGCTGCCGCAGGCGCCGCTGATCCTGTGCCTGCGCGCCGCGCTGACCTATCGCCGACGCTGA
- a CDS encoding SDR family oxidoreductase, translating into MSNQTSNRRVALVTGAADRIGATLARALAADGHQVIVHFRSSLADAEAVVASIVADGGVAAAVQADLCVRSERRELISRAASVFGPLTVLINNASLFDPDSINDLTEELWDRHMAVHLEAPAFLSRDFAAQLPQGVAGNIVNIIDERVLHLSPAYFSYTLSKAALWDMTRTLAQSLAPAIRVNAIGPGPILPHKRQSEEAFASSVAASILERSASPDEIAEAVLFLLKSAAITGQMLALDGGKHLEYRPSRAKTPRV; encoded by the coding sequence ATGTCGAATCAAACCTCAAACCGCCGTGTAGCCCTCGTCACCGGCGCTGCCGATCGCATCGGGGCCACCCTGGCCAGGGCGCTCGCAGCCGACGGACACCAGGTGATCGTGCACTTCCGCTCCTCCCTGGCCGATGCCGAGGCGGTCGTGGCCTCCATTGTCGCGGATGGGGGAGTCGCGGCGGCCGTGCAGGCCGATCTCTGCGTGCGCTCGGAGCGCCGCGAGCTTATTTCGCGCGCCGCTTCGGTCTTCGGTCCGCTGACCGTCCTGATCAACAACGCCTCGCTCTTTGATCCCGACAGCATCAACGATCTTACCGAAGAGCTTTGGGACCGGCACATGGCGGTACACCTGGAGGCACCGGCCTTCCTGTCGCGTGACTTCGCCGCCCAGCTTCCCCAAGGCGTCGCGGGCAATATCGTCAACATCATCGACGAGCGCGTGCTTCACCTCTCGCCGGCCTATTTCAGCTATACGCTCTCCAAGGCCGCGCTGTGGGACATGACGCGCACCCTCGCCCAGTCGCTGGCGCCTGCTATCCGGGTCAATGCCATTGGCCCCGGTCCGATCCTCCCGCACAAGCGCCAGTCCGAGGAAGCCTTCGCCAGCTCGGTGGCGGCCTCCATCCTCGAACGCTCGGCCTCACCAGACGAAATTGCCGAGGCCGTACTGTTTCTGCTCAAATCGGCCGCGATTACCGGTCAAATGCTCGCGCTCGATGGGGGCAAGCATCTTGAATATCGGCCCTCGCGCGCCAAGACTCCTAGGGTCTAG
- a CDS encoding SH3 domain-containing protein encodes MSALRTKILAGGLAALALVATAGAALAAPAYATSNVNVRSGPGTGYRSVDVLTRGQPVDVQQCRGSWCFVSKPGPDGWVSANYLSSSGGYYRPRPPRPPVYPIHPRPPFYPDHGWGGPNWGGPGWGHRPPPRPRPNPGASFCMNGPNGYFCMGN; translated from the coding sequence ATGTCTGCTTTGCGCACCAAGATCCTGGCCGGTGGCCTTGCCGCCCTGGCGCTCGTCGCCACTGCCGGCGCGGCCCTCGCCGCCCCGGCCTATGCGACCAGCAATGTCAATGTCCGCTCCGGCCCCGGCACCGGCTATCGGAGCGTGGATGTCCTCACGCGCGGCCAGCCCGTCGATGTCCAGCAGTGCCGCGGCTCCTGGTGCTTCGTGTCCAAGCCTGGCCCCGATGGCTGGGTGTCGGCCAATTACCTCTCCTCCAGCGGCGGTTATTACCGTCCGCGTCCCCCGCGCCCGCCGGTCTACCCGATCCATCCGCGCCCGCCCTTCTACCCCGATCACGGCTGGGGTGGCCCCAATTGGGGTGGTCCGGGCTGGGGTCACCGCCCGCCGCCGCGCCCGCGTCCGAACCCCGGCGCCAGCTTCTGCATGAATGGCCCGAACGGCTATTTCTGCATGGGGAACTGA
- the uvrB gene encoding excinuclease ABC subunit UvrB — MASEKKSARPGKAEFSIDDFLGEIEKAEDMAASKPLPQERLRNKRALDRADRAAAEEAVAPKTALEKRRTTQSRRDTATGMALKAPKSKANSVDRPTNLPGLEEGMQAGFNHMPSGAARDRMTARDISREAAKDPEVLGKLRDALDTAKAKSKKRGSSLEGAATVGISATVKALEDIILNGRKEVEGSAPWVPHRPERPEKREGGIPFKLVTDYEPRGDQPTAIAELIEGIENGETDQVLLGVTGSGKTFTAAQVIARTNRPALILAPNKTLAAQLYGEFKSFFPENAVEYFVSYYDYYQPEAYVPRTDTYIEKESTINEQIDRMRHSATRALLERDDVIIVASVSCIYGIGSVEDYTAMTIDVQKGEKIDQRELLAKLVALQYKRGDTGFVRGTFRVRGDTIELFPAHYEDAAWRITLFGNEVEAIAEFDPLTGKKSSDLTFIRVFANSHHVTPRTTMNQAIKLIKQELAARLQELNGAGRFLEAQRLEQRTLFDLEMMEATGSCAGIENYSRYFSGRRPGEPPPTLFEYLPDNALVFVDESHVTIGQLGAMYRGDLRRKATLAEYGFRLPSCMDNRPLRFEEWNAMRPQSVYVSATPGSWEMEQTGGVFAEQVIRPTGLIDPPVEIRPAKSQVDDVVDEIRQTSKNGYRTLVTVLTKKMAEDLTEYMHEQGIRVRYMHSDIDTIERIEIIRDLRLGAFDVLVGINLLREGLDIPECGLVAILDADKEGFLRSETSLIQTIGRAARNVDGRVILYADNTTGSMERALAETNRRREKQMAYNEANGITPQSVRSNILDIVDSVAERDHVTVSIGKGKDGKEQVQVGANLAAVIKDLEAQMREAATNLEFERAARLRDEIKRLREMELDTLEGADLAAD, encoded by the coding sequence ATGGCCTCCGAGAAGAAATCCGCCCGTCCGGGCAAAGCCGAATTTTCCATCGATGACTTCCTGGGCGAGATCGAGAAGGCCGAGGACATGGCCGCGAGCAAGCCGCTGCCGCAGGAACGCCTGCGCAACAAGCGCGCCCTCGACCGCGCCGACCGCGCCGCCGCCGAGGAAGCCGTCGCCCCGAAAACCGCGCTCGAAAAGCGCCGCACCACCCAGTCCAGGCGCGACACCGCCACCGGCATGGCCCTCAAGGCTCCCAAGTCCAAGGCCAACTCCGTTGATCGCCCCACCAACCTGCCCGGCCTCGAGGAAGGCATGCAGGCCGGCTTCAACCACATGCCCTCCGGCGCCGCCCGCGACCGCATGACGGCGCGCGACATCTCCCGCGAAGCCGCCAAGGACCCGGAAGTCCTCGGCAAGCTGCGCGATGCGCTCGATACCGCCAAGGCGAAATCCAAAAAGCGCGGCTCGTCCCTCGAAGGCGCCGCCACCGTCGGCATCAGCGCCACCGTCAAGGCGCTCGAAGACATCATCCTCAACGGCCGCAAGGAAGTGGAAGGCTCCGCCCCCTGGGTGCCTCACCGCCCGGAGCGCCCCGAAAAGCGCGAAGGCGGCATCCCCTTCAAGCTCGTCACCGACTATGAACCGCGCGGCGACCAGCCCACCGCCATTGCTGAGCTCATCGAAGGCATCGAGAACGGCGAGACCGACCAGGTCCTGCTCGGCGTCACCGGCTCGGGCAAGACCTTCACCGCCGCCCAGGTCATCGCCCGCACCAACCGCCCGGCCCTCATCCTCGCCCCCAACAAGACGCTGGCCGCCCAGCTTTACGGCGAGTTCAAGTCCTTCTTCCCCGAGAACGCGGTCGAGTACTTCGTCTCCTACTACGACTATTACCAGCCCGAGGCCTACGTTCCGCGCACCGACACCTATATCGAGAAGGAATCCACCATCAACGAGCAGATCGACCGGATGCGCCACTCGGCCACCCGCGCCCTGCTCGAACGCGACGACGTCATCATCGTCGCCTCGGTGTCCTGCATCTACGGTATCGGCTCGGTCGAAGACTACACGGCCATGACCATCGACGTGCAGAAGGGCGAGAAGATCGACCAGCGCGAGCTCCTCGCCAAGCTGGTCGCCCTCCAGTACAAGCGCGGCGACACCGGCTTCGTGCGCGGCACTTTCCGGGTTCGCGGCGACACCATCGAGCTCTTCCCGGCCCACTATGAAGACGCCGCCTGGCGCATCACCCTCTTCGGCAACGAGGTGGAGGCCATCGCCGAGTTCGATCCCTTGACCGGCAAGAAGTCGTCCGACCTCACCTTCATCCGCGTCTTCGCCAACAGCCACCACGTGACGCCGCGCACGACGATGAACCAGGCCATCAAGCTCATCAAGCAGGAGCTTGCCGCCCGCCTCCAGGAGCTCAACGGCGCCGGCCGCTTCCTCGAAGCCCAGCGCCTTGAGCAGCGCACGCTCTTCGATCTCGAGATGATGGAAGCCACCGGCTCCTGCGCCGGCATCGAGAACTATTCGCGCTACTTCTCCGGTCGTCGCCCCGGCGAGCCGCCGCCGACGCTCTTCGAATACCTGCCCGACAACGCCCTGGTGTTCGTGGACGAATCCCACGTCACCATCGGCCAGCTCGGCGCCATGTATCGTGGCGACCTGCGCCGCAAGGCCACGCTCGCCGAATACGGCTTCCGCCTCCCCTCCTGCATGGACAACCGTCCGCTGCGCTTCGAGGAGTGGAACGCCATGCGCCCGCAATCGGTCTATGTCTCGGCCACGCCCGGCTCGTGGGAGATGGAGCAGACCGGCGGCGTCTTCGCCGAACAGGTCATCCGCCCCACCGGCCTCATCGACCCGCCCGTCGAGATCCGCCCCGCCAAGAGCCAGGTGGACGACGTCGTCGACGAGATCCGCCAGACCTCCAAGAACGGCTATCGCACCCTCGTCACCGTCCTCACCAAGAAGATGGCCGAGGACCTCACCGAATACATGCACGAGCAGGGCATCCGCGTGCGCTACATGCACTCGGACATCGACACCATCGAGCGCATCGAGATCATCCGCGACCTGCGCCTGGGCGCCTTCGACGTGCTGGTCGGCATCAACCTCTTGCGCGAAGGCCTCGACATCCCCGAATGCGGGCTCGTCGCCATCCTCGACGCCGACAAGGAAGGGTTCCTGCGCAGCGAAACCTCGCTCATCCAGACCATCGGCCGCGCCGCGCGTAACGTGGATGGCCGCGTCATCCTCTATGCCGACAACACCACCGGCTCGATGGAACGCGCGCTGGCCGAAACCAATCGCCGCCGCGAAAAGCAGATGGCCTACAACGAGGCCAACGGCATCACCCCGCAATCGGTGCGCTCCAACATCCTCGACATCGTCGATTCCGTCGCCGAGCGCGACCACGTCACCGTTTCCATCGGCAAGGGCAAGGACGGCAAGGAACAGGTCCAGGTCGGCGCCAACCTCGCCGCCGTCATCAAGGACCTCGAAGCCCAGATGCGCGAAGCCGCCACCAACCTCGAATTCGAACGCGCCGCACGCCTGCGCGACGAAATCAAGCGCCTGCGCGAAATGGAACTCGACACCCTCGAAGGCGCCGACCTCGCCGCCGACTGA
- a CDS encoding DMT family transporter, with protein sequence MSSETARTGGAAAGDNVSAGITLVLISVVVFGIQDAFSKLLVQDYSPFQIAMMRYWGFAAFSLYLVVRKGPLRQAFASRAPLWQILRGVLLVADIWLFALALKTVPLAELQAISLVYPLLVTLFAIPLLGEKVGPFRLGAVVVGFLGAMIIVRPGGLPLDMGVVYAIASCSFYAIYIVLTRKVGKLDSTATSMAYTGVVGLVMTTAVGVFHWAPMDGRGLAMVAVVMITTCAAHGLMIKALSLAPASVLQPFSYFSLPWAIFLSYVIFSHLIDPVSLIGAAVIAAAGLVVMARERLRGSVSAGAETPLPGKE encoded by the coding sequence ATGAGTAGCGAAACGGCGAGAACGGGCGGCGCGGCGGCAGGCGACAATGTCAGCGCCGGGATCACGCTGGTGTTGATATCGGTGGTGGTGTTCGGCATCCAGGATGCGTTTTCCAAACTGCTGGTGCAGGACTACTCACCATTCCAGATCGCCATGATGCGCTATTGGGGTTTTGCGGCGTTTTCGCTCTACCTCGTCGTCAGGAAGGGGCCGCTGCGCCAGGCGTTCGCGTCGCGGGCGCCGCTCTGGCAGATTCTGCGCGGCGTGCTGCTGGTGGCCGACATCTGGCTCTTCGCGCTTGCCCTCAAGACGGTACCGCTGGCCGAACTCCAGGCCATCAGCCTTGTCTATCCGTTGCTCGTCACGCTCTTTGCCATTCCGCTGCTCGGCGAGAAGGTGGGGCCGTTCCGGCTCGGCGCGGTGGTCGTCGGGTTCCTCGGCGCCATGATCATCGTTCGTCCGGGCGGGCTGCCGCTCGACATGGGCGTGGTCTACGCGATCGCCTCGTGCTCGTTCTATGCCATCTACATCGTCTTGACGCGCAAGGTGGGCAAGCTCGATTCCACCGCGACCAGCATGGCCTATACCGGTGTAGTGGGACTGGTGATGACGACGGCCGTGGGCGTCTTTCACTGGGCGCCGATGGATGGACGCGGGCTGGCCATGGTGGCCGTGGTGATGATCACTACCTGCGCGGCCCACGGACTGATGATCAAGGCGCTGTCGCTGGCGCCGGCCAGCGTGTTGCAGCCGTTCAGCTATTTCTCGCTCCCCTGGGCGATCTTCCTCTCCTACGTGATCTTCAGCCACCTTATCGACCCTGTGTCGCTGATCGGCGCGGCGGTGATCGCGGCCGCGGGCCTGGTGGTGATGGCGCGCGAGCGGCTCAGGGGCTCGGTCAGCGCCGGCGCCGAAACACCGCTACCAGGAAAAGAATGA
- a CDS encoding 3-deoxy-7-phosphoheptulonate synthase, with amino-acid sequence MLKSTDDLRIRELRELSTPAEVIREYPRTEGATRTVTGSRLALHNILAGRDDRLAVVIGPCSIHDPEAALDYAARLWELRQRLAGSLEIVMRVYFEKPRTTVGWKGLINDPDLDGSFQIDKGLRRARNLLLEINDMGLPAGCEFLDMTTPQYFADLVAWGAIGARTTESQVHRELASGLSCPVGFKNGTDGNVRIALDAVKSATQPHHFLAVTKDGRSAIATTTGNEDCHIILRGGKATNYDAASVEAAAAESLKAGIRPAIMIDASHANSSKKPENQPLVMEDVARQLEAGDNRIMGVMVESNLVAGRQDLVPGKPLTYGQSITDGCIDWETTVTVLERLAKATETRRQVSKQEVA; translated from the coding sequence ATGTTGAAATCCACCGACGACCTGCGCATCAGGGAATTGCGCGAACTGAGCACTCCGGCAGAAGTGATCCGGGAGTACCCGCGCACCGAAGGCGCCACCCGCACCGTCACGGGCTCGCGCCTCGCCCTTCACAATATCCTGGCCGGCCGCGACGACCGTCTCGCCGTCGTCATCGGCCCCTGCTCGATCCACGATCCGGAAGCCGCGCTCGACTATGCGGCGCGCCTGTGGGAACTGCGCCAGCGCCTGGCCGGCTCTCTCGAGATCGTCATGCGCGTCTACTTCGAGAAGCCCCGCACCACCGTTGGCTGGAAGGGCCTCATCAACGACCCCGATCTAGATGGCAGCTTCCAGATCGACAAGGGCCTGCGCCGCGCCCGCAACCTGCTGCTCGAGATCAACGACATGGGCCTCCCGGCCGGCTGTGAATTCCTCGACATGACCACCCCGCAGTATTTTGCCGACCTCGTCGCCTGGGGTGCCATCGGCGCGCGCACCACGGAAAGCCAGGTCCACCGAGAACTGGCCTCCGGGCTCTCCTGCCCGGTCGGCTTCAAGAACGGCACGGACGGCAATGTCCGCATCGCCCTCGACGCGGTCAAATCCGCCACCCAGCCCCACCACTTCCTGGCCGTGACCAAGGATGGTCGTTCGGCCATCGCCACCACCACCGGCAACGAGGACTGCCACATCATCCTGCGTGGCGGCAAGGCGACCAACTACGACGCCGCCAGCGTCGAAGCGGCGGCCGCGGAGTCGCTCAAGGCCGGCATCCGCCCGGCGATCATGATCGATGCGAGCCATGCCAACAGCTCCAAGAAGCCGGAGAACCAGCCGCTGGTCATGGAGGACGTCGCCCGCCAGCTCGAGGCTGGGGACAACCGGATCATGGGCGTGATGGTCGAGTCCAACCTCGTCGCCGGTCGCCAGGACCTCGTGCCCGGCAAGCCGCTGACCTACGGTCAATCGATCACCGACGGTTGCATCGATTGGGAAACGACCGTCACCGTGCTCGAACGCCTGGCCAAGGCCACCGAAACCCGCCGGCAGGTCAGCAAGCAGGAAGTGGCCTGA
- the pgsA gene encoding CDP-diacylglycerol--glycerol-3-phosphate 3-phosphatidyltransferase, with product MTRRNNPCSLAAMSSNLTSLPNLLTYGRIIAIPVIVYLTISGYPDLRWAAFVLYVAAAVSDFFDGYLARKWNQSSALGRMLDPIADKLLIGALIIAFAWDGTLGPWDLIPAIAIMLREIFVSGLREFMGDKGIVVHVTRLAKWKTTAQLIAIGALLLVPLIAGIAIPAQILLWVAGILTVWTGYDYFRGAWPTLKGN from the coding sequence TTGACCCGACGCAACAATCCCTGTTCCCTCGCGGCCATGTCGAGCAATCTCACCTCCCTGCCAAACTTGCTGACCTACGGTCGCATCATCGCCATTCCGGTCATCGTCTACCTGACGATTTCCGGGTACCCGGACCTGCGCTGGGCCGCGTTCGTCCTCTATGTCGCGGCGGCCGTCAGCGACTTCTTCGATGGTTATCTGGCGCGCAAGTGGAACCAGTCCTCAGCGCTCGGACGCATGCTCGATCCCATCGCCGACAAGCTCCTGATCGGCGCCCTGATCATCGCCTTCGCCTGGGACGGTACGCTGGGGCCATGGGACCTTATTCCGGCCATCGCCATCATGCTGCGTGAAATCTTCGTCTCGGGCCTGCGCGAATTCATGGGCGACAAGGGCATCGTCGTGCACGTGACCAGGCTCGCCAAATGGAAGACCACTGCCCAGCTCATCGCCATCGGCGCGCTCCTGCTGGTGCCCCTCATTGCCGGCATCGCTATCCCGGCCCAGATCCTGCTGTGGGTCGCCGGCATCCTCACCGTGTGGACCGGCTACGACTACTTCCGCGGCGCCTGGCCGACACTGAAAGGCAATTGA
- a CDS encoding SH3 domain-containing protein produces MTGNQSVSQILIPIRSKEDAMRAPKSLPLFALALLALPPLATPALAAEPTARATAILNVRTAPGWTAPVMGTLAKNQQVTLKYCTRNGDWCQLGSALTPELAGGWVRAGYLVGMAAKSRVTPFRFLVNPEWEQPLPR; encoded by the coding sequence TTGACCGGGAACCAATCCGTCTCTCAAATCCTGATTCCGATCCGCTCCAAGGAGGACGCCATGCGCGCGCCGAAATCCCTGCCGCTCTTCGCCCTGGCCCTGCTGGCCCTGCCCCCGCTCGCGACGCCCGCCCTCGCCGCCGAACCGACCGCCCGCGCCACGGCCATCCTCAACGTCCGCACCGCCCCCGGCTGGACCGCCCCCGTCATGGGCACCCTCGCTAAGAACCAGCAAGTCACCCTCAAATACTGCACGCGCAACGGCGACTGGTGCCAACTCGGCAGTGCGCTAACGCCGGAACTGGCGGGTGGATGGGTAAGGGCCGGCTACCTAGTGGGAATGGCCGCGAAGTCCCGGGTCACGCCGTTCAGGTTTCTGGTGAATCCAGAGTGGGAGCAACCTCTGCCACGCTAG
- a CDS encoding DUF2568 domain-containing protein has protein sequence MDILKGGNLLVAFVAELAMLAAFVVWALGLDQAGWLKWLIAVVAVVVAATAWGIFAAPKSGMRLGEPWLTVFKVAMFALAVLALQAAGRTEWAVVLGVVAAANLVLMHAWGQA, from the coding sequence GTGGATATCTTGAAGGGGGGCAACCTGCTGGTGGCGTTCGTTGCGGAATTGGCGATGCTGGCGGCTTTCGTGGTGTGGGCGCTTGGGCTCGACCAGGCAGGCTGGCTCAAGTGGCTGATCGCGGTGGTGGCGGTGGTCGTGGCCGCGACGGCCTGGGGCATCTTCGCGGCGCCGAAGTCGGGCATGCGGCTGGGCGAGCCGTGGCTGACGGTCTTCAAGGTGGCGATGTTCGCACTGGCAGTGCTGGCACTTCAGGCGGCGGGCCGCACGGAATGGGCGGTGGTGCTGGGCGTGGTCGCCGCCGCGAACCTGGTGCTGATGCATGCCTGGGGGCAGGCTTAG